A DNA window from Myxococcales bacterium contains the following coding sequences:
- a CDS encoding (2Fe-2S)-binding protein produces MSTTKLIRVTVNGKVHEANVEPRMLLTDFLRHELHLGGVHVGCEHGVCGICTILLDGRAVRSCLTLAVQADGHEIVTIEGISEDSELHPIQQAFVEEYGLQCGFCTPGFVMAIFELLRDNPKPTEAQIMDVIGGVLCRCTGYESIRRAVTSAIKKLQAGKSAVSA; encoded by the coding sequence ATGAGCACTACCAAATTGATTCGCGTCACAGTCAACGGCAAAGTCCACGAAGCCAACGTCGAGCCGCGCATGTTGTTGACGGACTTCCTGCGCCATGAACTCCATTTGGGAGGCGTGCACGTCGGTTGCGAACACGGCGTCTGCGGCATCTGCACCATCTTGCTGGACGGTCGGGCCGTGCGTTCGTGCCTGACCCTGGCGGTGCAGGCCGACGGCCACGAGATCGTCACCATCGAAGGCATCTCCGAAGACTCGGAACTCCACCCCATCCAACAGGCCTTCGTCGAAGAATACGGACTGCAGTGCGGCTTCTGCACCCCCGGCTTCGTGATGGCGATCTTTGAGTTGCTGCGCGACAACCCCAAACCCACAGAAGCACAGATCATGGACGTGATCGGCGGCGTACTCTGCCGTTGCACGGGATACGAAAGCATCCGCCGAGCGGTCACGTCGGCTATCAAGAAACTGCAGGCTGGTAAATCGGCGGTGAGCGCCTGA
- a CDS encoding xanthine dehydrogenase family protein subunit M, with protein MKPAPFDYVIPGTLDEAIGYLADEDVESHVLAGGQSLIAAMNMRMARPELLVDLGKLDELAFIREENGALHIGAMTTKRTIEFSPVVENTQPLMHAATLMIAHPQIRNRGTVGGSVAHADPAAEYPAVALLLDAEITAVGSGGKRTIAASDFFITYFTTALQEGEILTELRIPAMSPNTGWSFKEFARRHGDFAMAGVGVTLNLDAGGHCENTKVVGFALGATPIRCQAVEAAVNGERPNPELFAAACAKMMDGVEDPTSDVHASVEYRRDLASTLAERAFAEAVGRIGAVA; from the coding sequence ATGAAACCGGCACCATTTGACTATGTGATCCCCGGCACCCTCGACGAGGCCATAGGCTATCTCGCCGACGAAGATGTCGAGTCTCACGTGCTCGCGGGTGGTCAGAGCCTGATCGCTGCGATGAACATGCGCATGGCCCGGCCGGAACTGTTGGTCGATCTGGGCAAGCTCGACGAACTCGCTTTCATCCGCGAAGAAAACGGCGCACTCCACATCGGCGCGATGACGACCAAACGCACGATCGAGTTTTCCCCCGTTGTCGAGAACACCCAGCCGCTGATGCATGCGGCGACGCTGATGATCGCCCATCCACAAATTCGCAATCGCGGCACCGTAGGCGGCTCGGTCGCACACGCGGATCCCGCCGCGGAATATCCTGCGGTGGCGCTGTTGCTCGATGCCGAGATCACGGCTGTGGGATCGGGTGGGAAGCGCACGATCGCGGCCTCGGACTTCTTCATCACCTACTTCACGACGGCACTTCAAGAAGGCGAAATCCTCACGGAGCTGCGCATCCCGGCGATGTCGCCGAATACGGGCTGGTCCTTCAAGGAATTTGCCCGACGTCACGGCGACTTCGCCATGGCTGGGGTCGGGGTCACGCTGAATCTCGATGCCGGCGGTCACTGCGAAAACACGAAGGTCGTGGGTTTCGCCCTCGGCGCGACGCCGATCCGCTGCCAGGCGGTGGAAGCAGCGGTCAACGGCGAAAGGCCAAACCCGGAACTGTTCGCGGCGGCCTGCGCAAAAATGATGGACGGCGTCGAGGATCCGACTTCTGACGTGCACGCGAGCGTTGAATACCGGCGCGACCTTGCATCGACACTCGCGGAACGCGCCTTCGCCGAAGCGGTCGGGCGCATCGGGGCGGTCGCATGA